The Wolbachia endosymbiont (group B) of Gerris lacustris genomic interval ATTTATTTGTTTTAAAATCCCATGCCACACTTCCATTTTCAAGTGAATATTGATGAAACCATGGCCTGCTATTTCTACTTTTGCAACTTCATCAAAAAGCTCAAACTCTTTAGCTAAAACCTCTGCGATTTCAATGGGATCCTTCTTTTCATGTTTTGCAAGCACCATAGCAACATTTGTATAAATATCTCCATGCGCTTTATTGCTTGGAGGCTCCACAATAAAATTTTCTGCACTTATATTTATGATACCCCTTCGTTTCAATTCATTTAATTTGCTGGAAATTAGAGAGGCAACCTGCTTGAAAATATTCATTAACTAAAAAGCTATAAAACCTATAGCAGTATAGTGGATAAATGGGGAAAGTTGAAGGGTTATCTGATTGAATCTATAGCTAAAGAGTGACCTAGATTTACCGACAATTTGAAGAGCTGTCACTCCTCTACTCTTTAGCAGCTACAGTGGTATGACATGTTGCTCCGTGTCAGCCAATTGGATGACACCTTATAGTCCTGTCATTGTCATTCCTTCACGTGACGCTGGAATAGCAAAGAAGAATAGGTTGTTGGTTTTTTATATGGTTATGCAAAATTCCAATCTTGAAGTCTTTTCTTTAACGGTACATGCATCAAAATCATATAAGCTTATAACATCTTCGATACCGTGCTCAAAATGATACTTATAGGGAGTGTTAAATAAACTGTGTCAAGCCGCATTTTTAGTTCAACTCAATTTTCAGTCTGTTGGGAAAGAAAATGTCAAGCTGAGACATAGTTAATGACCAATTAGGCAAAGCTGTAGTCCACTTTTGCTCTACCTTTTTTATAGCACAATATACCTGTTTGTACAAGGCATTTGTATTAGTAAATGAGCCCTTAGTTTTAGTAAATTTCCTAATTTGTCTATGCAATCCCTCAATTGGATTGGTGGTGTAAATCAGCTTCCTAACTGGTCCAGAATACTTAAAATAACCAGACAAATTTTCCCAATTGTTTTGCCATGATTTTGTAACCAAGGGATATTTTTCACTCCATTTTTCTTCCAGCTCAAGCAAATAATTCTCAGCAATCTCTTTACTTGAAGCACGATATATTTTTTTCAAATCATTTATGAAAACTTTTACATCTTTGCTAGATACATACTTCAGTGAATTCCTTATCTGATGCACTATGCATAGCTGTACTTCTGCTTTAGGAAATACACTATTTATAGCGGTAGGAAAGCTTTTTAGCCCATCAATACAGGCAATTAGAATATCTTCTACTCCTCTTTCTTTGAGGTCATTTAGTACTCCCAACCAGAAGTTAGCTCCTTCACTTTCAGCCAAATAAAAACCTAATACTTCTTTTCTGCCATTTTGATTTATGCCCAATATATTATACATACATTTACTTATGCAATGTCCGTCCTCCTTGACCTTAAAAAACATGCCATCCATAAATACTATTGGATACACTGATTGCAGTGGGCGGCTGCGCCATTCATTGATTACTGGTAGCAGTTTATCGGTAATACTAGATATCTCTGCTGCTGATATTTTGTGGTCATATATTTCCTCAACATGTGAAGCTATATCTCTGTATCCCATGCCACTGGCATATGTGCTTAAGACCTTTGCTTCAAGTTCTGGATGTAGGCTTGTTTGCCTTTTTTTGACTATTTGTGGTTCAAAGCTTCCCTCCCTATCTCTTGGTGTTAGCAGCTCAAATGAGCCTGCACTCGTGCGTAAAGTTTTTGCGTTTCTCCCATTTCTTCGGTTATTTTCTTCACTTTCAGCTGACATGTAGCTTTCTATTTCACCTTCCAGACTTGCCTCTAGCAACCTTTTTATAAACGGTGTTAATGCTCCATCTCTTCCTGTCAATGGTCTTCCTTCTCGTATAGATGACAGGATATTTGTTTCTAATTCTTTATAATCTACCAAACCAGTAGTTCTATTTGCTTGACTCATATCAAACCTCCATTTTTTATATCAATTTATTACTTTTTTTTCGGTTTGACACACTTTTTTGAACGTTCCCAAATGGGAGGCAGCCAAGGGGTTTGAAGCTATCTGACTTGAGGGAAATACCAATGTTATGGAGTGAGCAGATGGAGAAGTTTTACGGGTTTAAGCAAGCTGTCTGCCAATAAAAAATGAGATAATTTCTTTAGAAGGATCTTTAAATTATTAAATCTCTCTGTAATTCTTTTATGGAAAGATTAGTAAATTTAACACTCCTACTAAATTGGATAAATTGATTGCAAAAAAATAAGATCTTCAATAAGTCGCTTGTATAGTCGGCCTTTCATAGGTAACAAAGCCAACTCTCCTGCTATATTTCTTACCTTAAGTTATATTTTGCACTGTTATTTGATTCACTACAGCTTCAGCATTGCTATTCTCAAGTGACTTTGAAGGCTTATTACGATAGTATATGATTGAAGCAATAACTAAGCAACAAGTCCCAACTGTTATTCCCACTGCTAGCATTTCTAAATAAACTGCAACAGCTATTCCTGTAGCAACTCCTGTTATTGCTAACATAGAAGCAGCTATCACAGGCAACTTACTTTTTGCATCTTGTGGATTAGGGTTGTTTTTGTTTGGATAACCAGGTTGTTTGCTGTTACCTTGAGCATTTTTTGACACAGGTTCAGTAGGCTGAACGAGAGCTTGTTTTTTCTCATCACCCTCAACACCTGTATTGCTAGGATTGCTGTCAACAACTAAAGTTTTTGGTTGCATGTTCTGCATAGCATCATCATCTTGGTGTTCTTCAGGTATAACTTTATCATGTTCACCATCATTTTGGCTGCCTTGTGTAATTACTACAGATTCTTCTTCATTACTTCTAGATGTTGAAACATCCTCACTTACAGAACTTGATACTTTAGGTACTGTTAAATTTTGCTGATCATCTTGCTCATCATTTAGGTTATCAGGCTCGGATTTAGATTCTTCAGTGGCCATTGAAGGCATTTCTGACACCATGGCAGTAGCTACAGATTCTATTGCTTCAATTACAGGTATTCTTACTTCATTAATTTCTTCCTCAGAATTCGGTGAATCTGATTCACTTTCTTTAGGCTCTACCACGGGGACTTCTTGTCTACCTGCAGCAGCACCAATACTTTTACTTTCTACTGCAAGAAATTCTCTAATTTTTTTAACCTTATTTTTGGACTGTTGATCTTTCTTTCCAACTTCTGTCTCATGAGCTTTCTCCAAAGCCCGATTAATGATTCGTTCTGCATTATTGTCCTCTTGTTTTACCCGTTTTACTAAACATTCTACTGCTTTATAATCAAAACTGAAGATAGCATCAGACAACTCCTTTTCTATGCTTCTTGTATTTTGGTCACTACTATGCACTCTATCCTCCTCAAAATTATCACTTATACGATCCATTATTGAAACCATCATGCCATCTAGTATATCACTTTCTCCCTTTTGTGCAAGAACATCTTTTTCTACCTGCTTACTGGCAGCACTTTCAAGTCCTGGATTTTCTGATAGAGTGTCACTTGTTATAACTGGAATTTCTAATTCATCTGCAACGTTATTACTTCTTTTTCGTATTATAAAAGTTCCAGGAGTTTGGTGCATTTCATCCCACAAACCTTGACATTCATGACAGGAATATTCTTGCACGTCAATAGAAAACTGTAGAATATTTCTAATTTGCATTAAACTGAATATTAGATCAATATTCTTTCGACGTTTATTGTCTTTTGGATCTTTAGTGTATTCATCATATGCTATGTAAGCAGTCTGAGCTAATCCATTTACAATACCTGGCAAATAGCTGTGATTATACTCACGTAAAGCTTCAGATTGTAATAATTTATTTTCCTTTTCCAGGTCTTCTATGCGCTTTTCTATGCTAGATTTAAAAATCCCACACTCCTCTTGAAAAATTACGTTAATTGCACCCTCTTCTGTGCATAAGTAACATACTTCCTTGACTAAGGAGTAATCTTCTTGGCCTATTGAGTAGTGTGTTGCATTTTTCAGTATATTCTGTATGACCTGCCTAATTACTTGCTCATTATGTGATGCGTTTTGATAGATTTCTTCAGTGTAAAAAAGCACCTTGACTATAACGTCTGTGTTTTTGTATTCAACATTAGACAATGCAATGAGGATTGATTCTTGTATGTTATCAAATTCGTTATTTTTAAATTTTTGATTGAGATAGCCGATAACATCATTGCTGCACTCAGCACATTCTTTGCATAGATGCTCAATAAATGCAATATTGCCAGCATCCAATGCAGTTTTCAGAACTAAATTGTAAATTTCTCTTCTGCCACGCGCTCCTATGTTTTTCAGGATTTGTTGCCTTAGTATTGTAATAACTTTATCATCTGCAAATGCTTGTTCATATACATCGTAAATGACGTGACCTGTACTATTAGTGTATCGTTTGCACAAGTATTCAATGACAGATATGTGTTCTTGACTTATCGCAGTTTCTAACAAGGCAGCAAAGCTCTTTTTTAATAACTCTTCTGTTGAGGCTTTTTTAGTTGGCTCATTAATATATCTTTCAAATGCACCTAGCACTATCGTGATGAATTCTTCATTTTTGATCAGAGACGCTGTTTCAAGCACACCATACAAAGGATCAGGTTTACTTGTTTTTAACACCTGTCCAAAATCTCTTAAAACGTATTCAACAAAAATTGCATTTAATAATTCTTGCTCTTTTCTTAGTGCTATAACTGAGAAAAAGCTAATCTTATTAGGTTCGACAAGTTGTATAGCTTGATCTTTTAACCTTCCATGAACTCCATCGTTACTATGGAATTTTTCTGTAAAAGCTTCAATATATTTTTGACCACCAACAAGTAAAGGTAAAAGACTTAGATTTCCTTCAGCAAAAAGTATGTCCTGACATCGTTCTGTCAGCTTATCATTAGCTGCAATTGCTAGTAATACCAACTCTTTTACTGAATAATCACACTCAAAATTCTCCTGATCAAATTTATACTGTGATAGTACATTTGAATATATATGTTGATGATCGCTTCTATCTTGTAAATCTAAGTTAAGTTGTTGCTCACAAAAACTCTTTAAATTTACATTATCCAGCGTAATAGACCTACCTTCATAATCTTCAATATTTTGTACAACCTTGTCTAGTTCTTCACAATTATCTCCCCTTACAGCTTGATTTAAGATATTTATTATCTCAGCAAAAGTTAAGTTTTTAGGAATGATATCATATGAATCTTCATCTTTTAACTCTACAGTAAACGACCTATCACAACCATCAGGAAAGTTCGTAAGTATTTCATTCTCTAGACTCAGATCTTCAGGAGGTGTATCACATAGATTAGCTTGTATCTCTTGATTTTCGCCATCTAAAACTTCAAACTTTTCCTTTTCTTCAATGCCTGAATCTCCAGAATAGCGACGATCTTTGGTTATTTCTTGATTCTTTTCTGTTCCCAAATTAACACAACTTGAATCTAGGGAGTCAGTTTGATTAACCATATCTTATCTCCTACTAATAACCAATTAAGTATAGCGCCAAACAATAATCTTGCCAAGCAAATCATTAATTCCTTGATAAATAGGCTATCATTATCATCCGTCTCTCCGCCTTCCACGATACAAGCAATATTTTTTGAATGGGCATTTTTAGGTAAAATATTGCAATAACTAGTAGCAACAACAATTTAATTATTTACTTGTCCAAAAATCTAAAAAAGTACGTATATTTGTGAGAATAAGTTGCGCAAAAACGGGGTTATGAAAATAAAAACGAAAAATTGTTGCAACAAAGTTATGCAAAACAGTTCGTACGTGGATTTAGTAAAAGTGAGCCAATATAGCTGATTTTAGCGTATAGCAAAATCATTATATTGAAAAGTTCGCACGGATCTAGCGGTAGACCAACCCATCCCAAAACAAAAAGCTCTCACCGCCCTTGGTTTTGAGTGTTGGAAATGGCTGTTTTGCTTGAGATATTAACAATATATTTTACTAAATTAATATTAATTTATTTACAGAAGAATTAAGGCAAGCTCGCGACAAAAAAAATTTAAAATAAATAAGAGGTCATGTATTGAGCCTATTAAGGGCCTTTTGCCCAAAATTACTATAAGTCTGAAAAATTTTCTAAATAAGAATTGACAGGTTACAAAGGTGGAGTATGATGTTGAAACTGGTATGGAGTTTATAAATTATTATAGCTCTGTATGCTTTTTTTATGGAGGTAAGAATTATGGACTGTGATGAACTAAGAAAAGCTGTTTTCTCTATTGTTAAGGATGATGATCCTTACAAAGAATCTAAACAACTTCAATTGAAAAATTGGTGCGGTGCATTTTTGCCTTTGTTTGATACCTGGGGTGAAACAAAACTTCCATTCTTTTTAGATGTATTATCGAATGAAGAATGTTGGGAAAAAACCGATACGATACATGGTATTAAACTCAATAGAAGAGTAGTTGCTAAAAAGATGATTGAACCCCAGAGTTGGAAGAGTACAAGCAATCCACTAAAGGACTTTTATCTCTACCAAATCGCATGTTGGTGTTGCTTAGAAGAAGATATAATTTCTCTATTTGAACATTTTAAACAGGAAGATAAAATAAAAGATGGAGATTCAGATGCACTAAAAAAATTAGTTAAATCAGTAAGTGGAAGTTGGTGTACAGATGCAATGATGCAATTTTGGTCACATTTTGTTAGTGGATACATTTCCGAGTTAGATCTAAAAGGTCAGCATCCGTATGTCTTTGGTTTACATCGTGCAGCAATAAGTTCAAATAGAAGACGTGTAGAAGCAGTAGAATTTTTTTGGAATAAGATAAAATCATTACCTGAAAGTGAGTTAAGTGCTCGAGAGAAAGATGAAGTTTTCATGAGAATTGCAGTGCATGCAGCACACGATAATGGCTATCCTGATGTGTTTGAATTTTGTTTAAGTCAGATAAGTCCTGATAAATATTCAGAGCTTTTGAAAAGAGATTTGAAGAAAAATGGTTACTATGGATCTCTAAATGTAATGAACGACATGCTTAATTTTGATAAATTTCAGGAACTATTTGATTGTTTAAAACCAAGTGATGTTAAAGAAGATGATTACCGTCTCTGGGTAAATTTCATGACAAGAGACTGTCCGGAGTGTTATTTGGATAAAGGTGTAAATGTTTTTATGCACATGTGGAAAAAGAGGGGTTTTGATGATCATTGTGTTTTGATATTAGACAAAGAAATGATGAATGATTGTTTCTTTCAAGGAAGGTTTTTAGTGCCTTTGATTGAGAAGGTTTATATGGAGCCAGTGTGGGCAATGTTAGATAAGGCTAATTCTAGGCAAATCAAGGAGTTTATGTTTTCTGAGAAAGCAAATTATATACGTTCTATATTAGAACCTGTACATGATCTCAAGAAAGGAATAAACTAAGAGATAATGTATATAAGTTAGGATATATGAGGAGTGTATACCCAAGTGATATAAGTCGGGAAAGATTTGAGATTATATTACCAGATCTAGAATCCTGTAGAAAAAAAACAAAACCAAGAAAACTGGATTTATATGAGTTATTTTGCGGTGTACTTTATGTGCTAAAAAGTGGCTGTCAGTGGCGAATGCTACCAAAAGAGTTTCCAAAATGGCGCAATTGTTACGATTACTTCAAGAGATGGAGTAAAAAACCGAATGAAGATAGAGAAAGTGTTCTAGAAATTGTCTTAAAAAAAATTAGTTGGAGAGGTTCGTTTCAACAGTGGTCGGAATACAAAAACAAGCTTCTGCATCATTGATGCTCAAAGTGTAAAAAACACCGATATTGCTGAAGAAAAAGGTTATGATGCCGGCAAGAAAATTTCAGGAATAAAGCGTCATATTGCAGTAGATACGCAAGGTTTGCCACATGCAATTTATATTACTACAGCTAATATCGGAGATCGTACTGCTGCTGTAGAGATGATTTGTAACGCAAGAAAAAATCTTTCCGAAGTTCAAAATATACTAGTTGATGCAGGTTATACAGGAGAAAATTTTGCAACTCAAATAAAAACGACTATTGGTGCAACCGTTGAAGTAATAAAACGAAGTGAATTACATACCTTTGTTGTATTGCCAAAAAGGTGGGTTGTAGAGCGTTCTTTTGCT includes:
- a CDS encoding IS5 family transposase (programmed frameshift), giving the protein MRSVYPSDISRERFEIILPDLESCRKKTKPRKLDLYELFCGVLYVLKSGCQWRMLPKEFPKWRNCYDYFKRWSKKPNEDRESVLEIVLKKLVGEVRFNSGRNTKTSFCIIDAQSVKNTDIAEEKGYDAGKKISGIKRHIAVDTQGLPHAIYITTANIGDRTAAVEMICNARKNLSEVQNILVDAGYTGENFATQIKTTIGATVEVIKRSELHTFVVLPKRWVVERSFAWLEKCRRLWKNCERKLNTRLQMVVLAFTALLLKRL
- a CDS encoding IS256 family transposase, with amino-acid sequence MSQANRTTGLVDYKELETNILSSIREGRPLTGRDGALTPFIKRLLEASLEGEIESYMSAESEENNRRNGRNAKTLRTSAGSFELLTPRDREGSFEPQIVKKRQTSLHPELEAKVLSTYASGMGYRDIASHVEEIYDHKISAAEISSITDKLLPVINEWRSRPLQSVYPIVFMDGMFFKVKEDGHCISKCMYNILGINQNGRKEVLGFYLAESEGANFWLGVLNDLKERGVEDILIACIDGLKSFPTAINSVFPKAEVQLCIVHQIRNSLKYVSSKDVKVFINDLKKIYRASSKEIAENYLLELEEKWSEKYPLVTKSWQNNWENLSGYFKYSGPVRKLIYTTNPIEGLHRQIRKFTKTKGSFTNTNALYKQVYCAIKKVEQKWTTALPNWSLTMSQLDIFFPNRLKIELN